The Vibrio chagasii genome includes a region encoding these proteins:
- a CDS encoding valine--tRNA ligase yields MEKTYNPTSIEQALYQTWEEKGYFKPHGDTSKEAYSIMIPPPNVTGSLHMGHAFQDTIMDTLIRAERMKGKNTLWQVGTDHAGIATQMVVERKIAAEEGKTKHDYGRDAFIDKIWEWKNESGGTITKQLRRLGASVDWDRERFTMDDGLSNAVQEVFVRLYEDDLIYRGKRLVNWDPKLHTAISDLEVENKDKKGHMWHFRYPLADGVKTAEGKDYIVVATTRPETMLGDTGVAVNPEDPRYKDLIGKEILLPIVNRLIPIVGDEHADMEKGTGCVKITPAHDFNDYEVGKRNNLPMINILTFNADIRDAAEVFTTNGEASDVYSTELPAKYHGMERFAARKAIVAEFEELGLLDEIKDHDLTVPYGDRGGVVIEPMLTDQWYVRAAPLAEPAVKAVEDGEIQFVPKQYENMYFSWMRDIQDWCISRQLWWGHRIPAWYDNDGNVYVGRTEEEVRANNNLAPVVVLRQDDDVLDTWFSSALWTFGTQGWPEQTEDLKTFHPSDVLVTGFDIIFFWVARMIMMTMHFNKDENGKSQVPFKTVYVTGLIRDENGDKMSKSKGNVLDPIDMIDGIDLESLVEKRCGNMMQPQLAKKIEKNTRKTFENGIEPYGTDALRFTLAAMASTGRDINWDMKRLEGYRNFCNKLWNASRYVLMNTEEHDCGMSLSAEDRANMEFSLADKWIESQFELAAKEFNAHLDNYRLDMAANTLYEFIWNQFCDWYLELTKPVLWKGTEAQQQATRYMLITVLEKTLRLAHPVLPYITESIWQSVKPLVDGVEGDTIMTQALPQFNEENFDAEIVEDIEWVKTFITAIRNLRAEYDIAPSKGLEVMIKVASEKDAARIEANKVVLNSLAKLDSLTVLAQDAETPACATKLVGQSELMIPMAGLIDKDAELARLDKEVQKTHGEIKRIEGKLGNEGFVAKAPEAVIAKERKKLVGYQETLTKLEEQKATIAAL; encoded by the coding sequence ATGGAAAAGACATACAACCCAACATCAATCGAACAAGCTCTATATCAGACTTGGGAAGAGAAAGGCTACTTTAAGCCACACGGTGACACATCAAAAGAAGCTTACAGCATCATGATCCCGCCACCGAACGTCACTGGTAGCCTACACATGGGTCACGCGTTCCAAGACACTATCATGGATACTCTAATCCGTGCTGAGCGTATGAAAGGTAAGAACACGCTTTGGCAAGTGGGTACTGACCACGCTGGTATCGCAACTCAAATGGTTGTTGAGCGTAAGATCGCGGCAGAAGAAGGCAAAACTAAGCACGATTACGGTCGTGACGCTTTCATCGACAAGATCTGGGAATGGAAAAACGAATCTGGTGGCACAATCACTAAGCAACTTCGTCGTCTAGGCGCATCGGTAGACTGGGACCGTGAGCGTTTCACTATGGATGATGGCCTATCAAACGCTGTTCAAGAAGTGTTTGTTCGCCTATACGAAGATGACCTAATCTACCGTGGTAAGCGTCTAGTAAACTGGGATCCTAAACTGCACACAGCAATTTCTGATCTTGAAGTTGAAAACAAAGACAAAAAAGGCCACATGTGGCACTTCCGCTACCCACTAGCAGACGGTGTGAAAACCGCTGAAGGTAAAGACTACATTGTTGTTGCGACAACTCGTCCAGAAACCATGCTTGGCGATACTGGTGTTGCAGTAAACCCAGAAGATCCACGTTACAAAGATCTTATCGGTAAAGAGATCCTACTTCCTATCGTTAACCGTCTAATCCCTATCGTAGGCGATGAGCACGCGGACATGGAAAAAGGCACAGGTTGTGTGAAGATCACTCCTGCTCACGACTTTAACGATTACGAAGTTGGTAAGCGCAACAACCTACCAATGATCAACATCCTAACGTTCAACGCAGACATCCGTGATGCGGCTGAAGTATTCACTACTAACGGTGAAGCGAGCGATGTTTACTCAACTGAGCTACCTGCTAAGTACCACGGCATGGAGCGTTTTGCTGCTCGTAAAGCGATCGTTGCTGAATTCGAAGAACTTGGTCTATTAGACGAGATCAAAGATCACGACCTAACCGTTCCTTACGGCGACCGTGGTGGCGTGGTTATCGAACCAATGCTAACTGACCAATGGTACGTACGTGCTGCACCTCTTGCTGAGCCGGCTGTTAAAGCGGTTGAAGATGGTGAGATCCAATTCGTTCCTAAGCAATACGAAAACATGTACTTCTCTTGGATGCGTGACATTCAAGACTGGTGTATCTCTCGTCAACTTTGGTGGGGTCACCGCATCCCAGCATGGTACGACAACGATGGCAACGTATACGTAGGCCGTACTGAAGAAGAAGTACGTGCAAACAACAACCTTGCACCTGTAGTAGTACTTCGCCAAGACGACGACGTACTAGATACATGGTTCTCTTCTGCACTATGGACTTTCGGTACTCAAGGCTGGCCAGAGCAAACTGAAGACCTGAAGACATTCCACCCTTCAGACGTTCTAGTAACGGGCTTCGACATCATTTTCTTCTGGGTTGCGCGTATGATCATGATGACCATGCACTTCAACAAGGATGAAAACGGTAAGTCGCAAGTACCATTCAAGACAGTTTACGTTACGGGCCTAATCCGTGACGAAAACGGCGACAAGATGTCTAAGTCTAAAGGTAACGTTCTTGACCCTATCGACATGATCGATGGTATCGACCTTGAGTCTCTAGTAGAGAAGCGTTGTGGCAACATGATGCAGCCTCAACTAGCGAAGAAGATCGAGAAGAACACGCGTAAGACTTTCGAAAACGGTATCGAACCATACGGTACTGACGCGCTACGTTTCACTCTTGCTGCTATGGCTTCAACTGGCCGTGACATCAACTGGGATATGAAGCGTCTTGAAGGTTACCGTAACTTCTGTAACAAGCTATGGAACGCAAGCCGTTACGTGCTGATGAACACAGAAGAGCACGATTGTGGCATGTCACTATCTGCAGAAGACCGTGCAAACATGGAATTCTCTCTAGCAGATAAGTGGATTGAATCTCAGTTTGAGCTAGCAGCGAAAGAGTTTAACGCTCACCTAGACAACTACCGTCTAGACATGGCAGCAAACACGCTTTACGAATTCATCTGGAACCAATTCTGTGACTGGTACCTAGAGCTAACTAAGCCAGTTCTATGGAAAGGTACAGAAGCTCAGCAACAAGCGACTCGCTACATGCTGATCACGGTTCTAGAGAAGACACTACGTCTTGCTCACCCAGTACTTCCTTACATCACTGAATCTATCTGGCAGAGCGTTAAGCCACTAGTAGACGGTGTTGAAGGCGACACTATCATGACTCAAGCGCTTCCTCAGTTTAACGAAGAGAACTTCGACGCTGAGATCGTAGAAGACATCGAATGGGTTAAGACTTTCATTACTGCTATCCGTAACCTACGCGCAGAGTACGACATTGCACCTAGCAAAGGTCTAGAAGTAATGATCAAAGTTGCTAGTGAGAAAGACGCGGCACGTATCGAAGCGAACAAGGTAGTTCTAAACTCTCTTGCTAAACTAGATAGCCTAACTGTTCTTGCTCAAGATGCTGAGACTCCAGCATGTGCGACTAAGCTAGTGGGTCAATCTGAGCTGATGATCCCAATGGCCGGTCTGATCGACAAGGACGCAGAACTTGCTCGCCTTGATAAAGAAGTGCAGAAAACTCACGGCGAAATCAAGCGTATCGAAGGCAAGCTAGGTAACGAAGGTTTCGTTGCTAAAGCACCTGAAGCGGTTATCGCGAAAGAGCGTAAGAAGCTAGTGGGTTACCAAGAGACACTAACTAAGCTTGAAGAGCAAAAAGCGACCATTGCAGCTCTTTAA
- a CDS encoding DUF2061 domain-containing protein, whose protein sequence is MKKTLTFAALHFTIAFSVAYVLTGDILIGSLIAMIEPSVNTVAFYFHEKAWAQVPALKARQWMTKLKTASFATIHFSVAFTVVYLLTGDAFVGGVMAMLEPALNTVAYYFHEKVWLRKSDAQAPQFCVHQHA, encoded by the coding sequence ATGAAAAAGACACTAACCTTTGCTGCATTACATTTTACTATCGCATTTAGTGTCGCTTACGTACTAACAGGCGACATCTTAATTGGTAGCTTAATTGCCATGATTGAGCCCTCTGTAAATACGGTCGCCTTCTATTTTCATGAAAAGGCGTGGGCTCAAGTTCCAGCGCTTAAAGCTCGTCAGTGGATGACCAAATTAAAAACCGCCAGCTTTGCGACCATCCACTTCAGTGTTGCTTTTACCGTGGTCTACTTGCTGACTGGTGACGCCTTTGTTGGTGGTGTGATGGCAATGCTAGAGCCCGCTCTAAATACAGTCGCGTACTACTTCCATGAGAAAGTGTGGTTACGTAAATCAGACGCTCAAGCACCACAGTTTTGCGTCCACCAGCACGCTTAA
- a CDS encoding bifunctional helix-turn-helix transcriptional regulator/GNAT family N-acetyltransferase: MNARQLRHYSRQAVRLLGMLDKQCGEIALTPVQAHALGEIQLQPLTINQLAQRLNVDKSNASRTVAGLNKLELTDSIENPNDKRSQKVILTTRGQQVLSELDQQQNTFFDNMLEALSEDEQQQLKLGLEVYLKGLTKVCQADEFVLRPLTQADNKQVADVIRQVSAEHGLTADKGYGVSDPTLDDMYSVYSQDNAMYWVIEHQGGVVGGGGFAPLAGRPDVCELQKMYFLKQTRGQGLAKRIVALSLKLSKQLGYQQMYLETTECLGAAIKLYEALGFEHLESAWGETGHDACEVVMAKTL; this comes from the coding sequence ATGAATGCTCGACAACTAAGACACTACTCCCGCCAAGCCGTTCGCTTACTGGGTATGCTCGATAAGCAATGTGGCGAAATAGCCCTAACCCCAGTCCAAGCTCATGCATTAGGAGAAATTCAACTCCAACCGCTGACGATCAACCAACTCGCACAACGATTGAATGTCGACAAGTCGAATGCCAGTCGTACTGTCGCAGGGCTAAACAAGTTAGAGTTGACCGACAGTATCGAGAATCCGAATGACAAGCGCAGTCAAAAGGTCATACTCACCACTAGAGGACAGCAGGTGCTGTCAGAGCTAGACCAACAGCAAAATACCTTCTTCGACAATATGCTAGAAGCCCTGAGTGAAGATGAACAGCAACAGTTAAAGCTTGGGTTAGAGGTTTACCTCAAAGGGCTAACTAAAGTCTGCCAAGCTGACGAGTTTGTATTGCGCCCACTCACTCAAGCTGACAATAAACAAGTTGCCGATGTCATTCGACAAGTCTCTGCCGAACATGGCCTAACCGCAGACAAAGGCTATGGTGTGTCTGACCCAACGCTTGATGACATGTACTCTGTATATAGCCAAGACAATGCGATGTACTGGGTGATTGAGCATCAAGGTGGGGTTGTGGGCGGCGGCGGCTTTGCCCCACTAGCAGGCCGACCAGACGTATGTGAGCTACAAAAGATGTATTTCTTAAAACAGACTCGCGGACAAGGGCTGGCAAAACGCATCGTCGCTTTAAGTTTAAAGCTTTCCAAGCAATTGGGTTATCAACAGATGTACTTAGAAACAACAGAGTGTTTGGGAGCTGCGATTAAGCTTTATGAAGCGTTAGGCTTTGAGCACCTAGAGAGTGCTTGGGGAGAAACAGGCCACGACGCTTGTGAAGTGGTCATGGCCAAAACGTTGTAG
- a CDS encoding glycosyl hydrolase 2 galactose-binding domain-containing protein yields MRLQLDGLWQISPLTDLSIPQDDITFPAPLSTKLPNTLSEEEIAAQEWHLMHDIEVDDAMLACPFVELVVAGVDYFAEVRLNGVAVFDCDGSQEEYRKDIRPYMQPGRNRFEILFLEEEEGLLLEEDMDEPLSSLTIARSDSRMGIWQAPYLQFVRNVKLDQVVTEQIWHHGGGCEFKVDVIYQTLKAGLVSASIKFDGMTLVMPIDVRAEHTGVVFQVEAPIVFNVDKPNPKHLYQLEVELDGQKESSFVALNPASCVSNFLR; encoded by the coding sequence ATGCGGCTGCAACTTGACGGTCTTTGGCAAATATCGCCACTGACAGACCTCTCTATACCCCAAGATGATATTACTTTTCCTGCACCGCTGAGCACAAAACTTCCTAACACATTAAGTGAAGAAGAGATTGCGGCACAAGAGTGGCATTTAATGCACGACATTGAAGTCGATGATGCGATGCTGGCTTGCCCCTTTGTTGAGCTAGTCGTTGCGGGTGTGGATTACTTTGCTGAAGTGCGACTCAATGGTGTGGCAGTCTTTGATTGTGATGGCAGCCAAGAAGAGTACCGTAAAGATATTCGCCCTTACATGCAGCCAGGCCGAAATCGCTTTGAGATCCTGTTTCTTGAAGAAGAGGAAGGGTTGTTGCTCGAAGAAGATATGGATGAGCCATTATCTTCGCTAACCATTGCGAGATCAGACTCTCGAATGGGTATTTGGCAAGCTCCTTATCTGCAGTTTGTTCGTAATGTGAAGCTGGACCAAGTCGTCACTGAGCAGATCTGGCACCACGGCGGTGGTTGTGAGTTTAAAGTGGATGTGATCTACCAGACGCTTAAAGCTGGGCTGGTATCGGCATCAATTAAGTTCGATGGTATGACACTGGTGATGCCGATAGATGTACGTGCAGAACACACTGGTGTTGTGTTCCAAGTTGAAGCACCGATTGTCTTTAATGTTGATAAGCCCAACCCTAAGCATTTATATCAATTAGAGGTTGAGCTCGATGGGCAAAAGGAGAGTTCTTTTGTTGCTCTTAATCCTGCATCTTGTGTGAGTAATTTTTTACGCTAG